In Candidatus Baltobacteraceae bacterium, one genomic interval encodes:
- a CDS encoding tetratricopeptide repeat protein: MTFSGPAEANARAIELRARGRLPEAVATLREAMTQFSKVVALHQNLAQMLYESGDTAGAIAEHRAALSIGESAASHLALYELLQITGERTAALEHQRAALRTQRLFSRVAPRETRSVLCLCAPGDWQANIPVDFLFDPETTSVHKLYLLDETHVLSDTVPRYDVVWNIIAESPEALQYLALANYFIRKQVKPVINAPAYVIRTARPLLADTLAGTGARVAPVTIVERGRLANGPFPYGFPVIARPVGSHAGHGLARLDAPEAGSPYVKEHPAERYFVSPFLDYASTDGYYRKYRLVFVDGVPYPVHLAISPQWMIHYYNAPMAEHQWMRDEEAVFLEDPRTVFDGPRFETLVKIGAAVALEYFGIDCGIDRDGNVLVFEADAAMLVHTSDPVDLYPYKHRFVPRIYRAVEQMIDRRKAS, encoded by the coding sequence ATGACGTTTTCGGGACCGGCCGAGGCAAACGCTCGAGCTATCGAACTACGCGCACGAGGGCGTCTCCCCGAAGCGGTCGCCACGCTTCGCGAGGCCATGACGCAGTTCTCGAAGGTCGTCGCCCTTCATCAAAACCTCGCGCAAATGCTCTACGAGTCCGGCGATACCGCCGGCGCAATCGCCGAACACCGCGCGGCGCTCTCGATCGGAGAGAGCGCTGCATCGCATCTCGCGCTCTATGAATTGTTGCAGATCACCGGCGAGAGGACGGCGGCGCTCGAACATCAGCGCGCCGCTCTGCGGACCCAGCGCCTCTTCTCCCGCGTTGCCCCGCGAGAAACGCGCAGCGTGCTCTGCCTGTGCGCCCCCGGCGATTGGCAAGCCAATATCCCCGTCGATTTCCTCTTCGATCCCGAAACGACCAGCGTCCACAAGCTCTATCTGCTCGACGAAACGCACGTGCTCTCCGACACCGTTCCGCGTTACGACGTCGTTTGGAACATCATCGCCGAGTCGCCCGAAGCGCTGCAGTATCTGGCGCTGGCCAACTACTTCATCCGCAAGCAAGTCAAGCCGGTTATCAACGCTCCGGCCTACGTGATCCGAACGGCTCGCCCGCTGCTTGCCGACACGCTTGCGGGAACCGGCGCGCGCGTGGCGCCGGTAACGATCGTCGAGCGGGGGCGGCTGGCGAACGGCCCGTTTCCGTATGGCTTTCCGGTCATCGCGCGTCCGGTCGGTTCGCACGCCGGTCACGGCCTCGCGCGCCTCGACGCGCCCGAAGCCGGGTCGCCGTACGTGAAGGAGCATCCGGCCGAACGCTATTTCGTGAGCCCCTTTCTCGATTATGCCAGCACGGACGGCTATTACCGCAAGTACCGCCTGGTCTTCGTCGACGGTGTGCCGTACCCGGTACACCTCGCAATCTCGCCGCAGTGGATGATTCATTACTACAACGCGCCGATGGCCGAGCACCAGTGGATGCGCGATGAGGAAGCGGTGTTTCTCGAAGATCCGCGGACCGTCTTCGACGGGCCGCGGTTCGAAACGCTGGTGAAGATCGGCGCTGCGGTCGCGCTCGAGTACTTCGGTATCGACTGCGGCATCGATCGCGACGGAAACGTCCTGGTCTTCGAGGCCGACGCCGCGATGCTGGTGCATACCAGCGATCCGGTCGACCTCTATCCGTACAAACATCGCTTTGTGCCGCGCATCTACCGCGCGGTCGAACAGATGATCGACCGCCGCAAAGCGAGCTGA
- a CDS encoding AAA family ATPase, with protein sequence MRISRVQVFNYKSLRDVTFLPGGLSLVIGANGAGKSNLADSFDFIGEIFRDGLDIAIARKGGFENIAHRKKRRTKTPLGFEIEIHLNQDDVSRYGFYLNPSQRRQQLRFSIRYKLLIKAASEAIRADYAVYEEEIDFIDLTDDASRPVFSITRDAGGKVEFANAPEITVDQGALRVHIPKSASFLERLIFTTGEFPLIATARPPINKDELAASALSRFIPMLRVLRTILARIRVYQLHPPSTRKYASPNPRPELARDGEALPSVILQIQRQSEKSSAWEAILAAMREVLPELDRIEVRNTASKTLELVFYERGMERRPWTVDEISDGTIQTLAALVAISDPGPSFIFLEEPENSVHPWIIRSLIRVCRKSLRNHQIAITSHSPVVMDEFSPDDITVLWRSHGETNTDLLSTLSPRIAKQWKRGAISTFDAINSGIVVEAIPPAPQLELELAP encoded by the coding sequence GTGCGCATTTCTCGCGTCCAGGTCTTTAACTACAAATCCCTACGGGACGTGACCTTCCTTCCTGGCGGCCTCAGCCTTGTAATTGGTGCTAATGGCGCCGGGAAAAGTAACCTGGCCGACTCGTTCGATTTTATCGGCGAGATTTTCCGCGACGGACTAGATATTGCGATAGCCCGGAAGGGCGGCTTTGAAAACATCGCCCATAGAAAGAAGCGCCGGACAAAGACTCCGCTGGGATTTGAGATCGAGATCCATCTGAACCAGGATGACGTTTCGAGGTACGGATTCTACCTTAATCCAAGCCAGCGCCGCCAACAGCTTCGTTTCTCCATCAGATACAAGCTACTAATTAAGGCCGCATCCGAGGCGATCCGGGCCGATTATGCAGTGTACGAAGAGGAGATCGATTTTATTGACCTAACGGACGACGCTTCGCGGCCAGTATTTTCGATCACTCGAGACGCGGGTGGGAAAGTCGAGTTCGCTAATGCTCCAGAAATAACGGTGGACCAAGGAGCGCTCCGCGTTCACATCCCAAAGTCAGCGAGCTTTCTCGAGCGACTCATTTTCACCACCGGCGAATTTCCGCTCATAGCGACAGCGCGGCCACCCATAAACAAGGACGAGCTCGCCGCTAGCGCTTTATCGCGATTCATACCGATGCTTCGCGTCCTGCGAACCATTCTGGCTCGCATTAGGGTCTATCAACTCCATCCACCGTCGACTCGCAAATACGCATCGCCTAATCCGCGGCCCGAGCTAGCACGCGACGGCGAAGCCCTCCCAAGCGTTATCTTACAAATACAGCGTCAGTCGGAAAAAAGCAGTGCATGGGAGGCTATTCTCGCTGCGATGCGTGAGGTACTGCCAGAGCTCGATCGCATTGAAGTCCGGAACACTGCCTCGAAGACTCTGGAGCTTGTATTCTACGAACGCGGCATGGAGCGAAGGCCATGGACAGTCGACGAGATATCGGATGGAACAATTCAAACGCTTGCTGCCCTTGTTGCTATATCCGATCCGGGACCGTCGTTCATTTTCCTTGAGGAGCCGGAGAACTCTGTTCATCCGTGGATCATAAGGAGTTTGATCAGAGTGTGCCGGAAATCGTTGCGTAATCATCAAATAGCGATCACGTCACACTCGCCCGTGGTCATGGACGAGTTCTCGCCGGATGACATCACTGTGTTGTGGCGTTCACACGGCGAAACGAATACGGACCTCCTTAGCACCCTTAGTCCGCGTATCGCTAAGCAGTGGAAACGCGGTGCAATAAGCACATTTGACGCCATCAATTCGGGCATCGTCGTCGAGGCGATTCCTCCGGCGCCGCAACTCGAGCTGGAACTTGCTCCTTGA
- the nth gene encoding endonuclease III — protein MAKIPFPKKVVPRKIAEQELAILERTYPHAVTALHYTNPFELLVSVILSAQTTDARVNITTPALFAKYPTAQALAKAKVSDVERIIRSTGFFRMKAKNIVSMARDLIDKFSGEVPNDREALESLAGVGRKTASVVMSVAFGDAALAVDTHVFRVAHRLGLTTATTPLGVEESLTALVPREKWRFASHWLILHGRAICKAPTPLCGQCPVNDICPTPPIIAKMNATTAAGRTRPGVSGGEVRRRARSTSAKKKR, from the coding sequence ATGGCGAAGATTCCGTTTCCGAAGAAGGTCGTCCCACGCAAGATTGCCGAGCAAGAGCTCGCGATTTTGGAGCGCACCTACCCGCACGCGGTGACGGCTCTGCACTATACCAACCCCTTCGAATTGCTGGTCTCGGTGATTCTCTCGGCGCAGACCACGGACGCGCGTGTGAACATCACCACGCCGGCGCTCTTTGCGAAATATCCGACGGCGCAGGCCCTGGCCAAAGCGAAGGTGTCCGACGTCGAGCGCATCATCAGGTCGACCGGTTTTTTTCGCATGAAGGCAAAGAACATCGTGAGTATGGCGCGCGATCTGATCGACAAATTCAGCGGCGAAGTTCCGAACGATCGTGAAGCCCTGGAATCGCTTGCGGGAGTGGGCCGCAAGACCGCCTCGGTCGTGATGTCGGTCGCCTTCGGCGACGCAGCGCTGGCCGTCGATACGCACGTTTTTCGCGTCGCGCATCGGCTTGGGCTGACGACTGCGACCACGCCGCTCGGCGTAGAAGAATCCCTCACCGCGCTCGTGCCGCGCGAAAAGTGGCGGTTTGCCTCGCATTGGCTGATTCTGCACGGTCGCGCGATCTGTAAAGCGCCGACGCCGCTCTGCGGTCAGTGTCCGGTGAACGATATCTGTCCGACGCCGCCGATCATCGCGAAGATGAACGCTACAACTGCAGCGGGCCGGACCCGCCCAGGTGTGTCGGGCGGGGAAGTTCGGCGTCGTGCGCGATCGACTTCAGCAAAGAAGAAGCGGTGA
- a CDS encoding FAD/NAD(P)-binding protein gives MKPADLAVVGGGLSATALACALAARAGPAFRALFFNRGDLGPGTAYAPQSASLLMNGPVRAMSAVPGDDRHLARYLVDEPGDALICRARFGAYLRATGANALAAHAGLRHERVEIVDIERAGEGYRLTDEGGRGYEARNVVLALGNLPPDDRFLPEPVRSHPGYAGDPWTVDITRFDPACEVIVIGSRLTAMDTIALLDERAFRGRVHIVSRHGLLPLVEDTSVRGVDAASLDLDARTPYTLLRSLRRAAARHPGDWRAIVEGLRPITPAIWSDWNVRERKRFLRHLQSMWAIHRYRVPPATHAAYARMKSEGRINLLRGRVCGGKTDARGMTLTIATASGSLDLHADYAINCTGPNADLRSAAHPFVRNVLARGLMRPDPLALGADVSSEYRVLDANGTAQPHLFAIGPLLRGLWYETTAVNEIRRHAAAIASALLEVALDPTGPPPEHVQLPNGIARKVS, from the coding sequence ATGAAGCCGGCCGACCTCGCCGTCGTGGGCGGAGGACTCTCCGCGACCGCACTCGCCTGCGCGCTTGCCGCGCGCGCCGGCCCCGCATTTCGCGCGCTCTTCTTCAACCGGGGCGACCTCGGCCCCGGTACGGCGTACGCGCCCCAGTCGGCGAGCCTGTTGATGAACGGCCCCGTCCGCGCGATGTCGGCGGTTCCCGGCGACGATCGTCATCTTGCGCGTTATCTCGTCGACGAGCCGGGCGATGCGCTGATCTGCCGGGCTCGCTTCGGCGCGTATCTGCGCGCGACCGGTGCGAACGCGCTCGCGGCGCATGCGGGCTTACGCCATGAACGCGTCGAGATCGTCGATATCGAACGCGCCGGCGAGGGTTATCGCCTCACCGACGAAGGGGGGCGTGGTTACGAAGCGCGCAACGTCGTGCTCGCGCTCGGCAATCTTCCACCCGACGACCGCTTTCTGCCCGAGCCGGTGCGCTCGCATCCCGGCTACGCCGGCGATCCTTGGACGGTCGACATCACGCGCTTCGATCCCGCCTGCGAGGTCATTGTGATCGGCAGCCGCTTGACCGCGATGGACACGATCGCGCTGCTGGACGAACGTGCGTTTCGAGGACGCGTGCATATCGTCTCGCGCCACGGGCTCTTACCGCTGGTCGAAGACACCAGCGTGCGCGGCGTCGATGCGGCATCGCTCGATTTGGATGCGCGTACGCCATATACGTTGCTTCGCTCGCTGCGCCGCGCAGCCGCCCGTCATCCCGGTGACTGGCGCGCGATCGTCGAAGGTTTGCGCCCGATCACGCCGGCGATCTGGAGCGACTGGAACGTGCGCGAGCGCAAGCGCTTCTTACGCCATCTGCAATCGATGTGGGCGATTCACCGCTACCGCGTGCCGCCGGCCACGCATGCCGCGTACGCGCGCATGAAAAGTGAGGGCCGCATCAACCTTTTACGGGGACGCGTTTGTGGCGGGAAGACCGACGCTCGCGGGATGACGCTGACCATCGCAACCGCTTCGGGTTCGCTCGATTTGCACGCGGACTACGCGATCAACTGCACCGGCCCCAACGCCGACCTGCGTTCGGCGGCTCATCCCTTCGTACGCAATGTACTCGCCCGCGGTCTGATGCGTCCCGATCCGCTCGCACTCGGCGCGGATGTCTCGAGCGAGTATCGCGTGCTCGATGCAAACGGCACTGCCCAGCCGCATCTCTTCGCGATCGGACCGCTCCTGCGCGGCTTGTGGTACGAGACGACCGCCGTCAACGAGATCCGCAGGCACGCCGCCGCAATCGCCTCCGCGCTACTTGAGGTAGCTCTCGATCCAACCGGACCACCGCCGGAACACGTCCAGCTGCCGAACGGGATCGCCCGGAAAGTGTCCTGA
- a CDS encoding acyl-CoA dehydrogenase family protein: MSIAPPRTTASDEEAMIEEAMIVAMVRELVAEKVAPRAAEIDESGEFPTDIKELFAQNDLLGIPIPAEYGGLGGTFLTYVKVVEEIAKACASSSLIVAVQELGMLPILIGGSEEQKQRFLPDIASGKKIAAYALTEVSSGSDALGSMRTRAERKGDSYLLNGQKIWITNGSVADVVCVFAVTDPQAGSRGVSAFVVEKGTKGFSVGKKEKKMGIRGSPTVELVFADCEVPAANRLGEEGEGFKIAMKVLDKSRPGIAAQALGIAAGALDYATNYAKERIAFGKPIGQHQGVGFMLADMKTEVEAARLLLYEAARKCDEGASDVSLWASMAKLKCGDVAMSVTTDAVQVLGGFGYSAEYPVERMMRDAKITQIYEGTQQIQRLVISRAMVGKGK; this comes from the coding sequence ATGAGCATTGCACCCCCTCGCACCACCGCCTCCGATGAAGAGGCCATGATCGAAGAGGCCATGATCGTCGCCATGGTGCGCGAACTGGTTGCGGAAAAAGTCGCTCCGCGCGCCGCTGAGATCGACGAGAGCGGCGAATTCCCAACCGACATCAAAGAACTCTTCGCGCAGAACGACCTGCTCGGCATTCCGATTCCGGCTGAATACGGCGGACTCGGCGGCACGTTTTTGACCTACGTCAAAGTCGTCGAAGAGATCGCCAAAGCATGTGCCTCGAGTTCGCTGATCGTCGCCGTTCAGGAGCTGGGGATGCTGCCGATTTTGATCGGGGGCAGCGAAGAGCAAAAGCAGCGTTTCCTTCCCGACATCGCTTCGGGCAAGAAGATCGCCGCGTACGCGCTCACCGAGGTTTCGAGCGGCTCGGACGCACTCGGTTCGATGCGCACGCGCGCGGAACGCAAGGGCGATAGCTATCTGCTCAACGGCCAAAAGATTTGGATTACCAACGGCAGCGTTGCCGACGTCGTCTGCGTTTTCGCGGTGACCGATCCGCAAGCGGGATCGCGCGGCGTTTCCGCGTTCGTCGTCGAAAAGGGCACGAAGGGTTTTAGCGTCGGGAAGAAAGAGAAAAAGATGGGTATCCGCGGTTCGCCGACCGTGGAACTCGTCTTCGCCGATTGCGAAGTACCGGCCGCGAATCGTTTGGGCGAAGAAGGCGAAGGCTTCAAGATCGCGATGAAGGTGCTCGACAAATCGCGGCCCGGCATCGCGGCGCAAGCGCTCGGCATTGCGGCCGGCGCGCTCGACTACGCGACGAATTATGCCAAAGAGCGGATCGCTTTCGGCAAACCGATCGGGCAGCATCAGGGCGTCGGCTTCATGCTCGCCGACATGAAGACCGAGGTCGAGGCCGCGCGCCTGCTGCTCTACGAAGCGGCGCGCAAGTGCGACGAAGGCGCGTCCGACGTTTCGCTCTGGGCCTCGATGGCCAAGCTGAAATGCGGCGACGTCGCGATGTCGGTCACGACCGACGCGGTGCAGGTTCTGGGCGGCTTCGGGTACTCGGCCGAGTACCCCGTCGAGCGTATGATGCGCGATGCCAAGATCACGCAAATTTACGAGGGGACGCAGCAGATCCAGCGCCTGGTGATCTCCCGCGCCATGGTCGGCAAAGGAAAGTAG
- a CDS encoding DUF4276 family protein, with the protein MRIGLITEGIAEFRSMGVFLRRIVPSASVSGPTRVKASPEAKPELTAGEIARQLPTLAADEAAAVLVIIDRDRQVLCPPSYARSVEEILRPRCRKHGIRAVRVVVKDPMFENWLVSDPSVFLKFPKRYHRHVANSIRFSGNADSVDAGELLRRLCVKDYDKVIDAMVLARELNPETMARNSRSFDKFLRELYSLTGGARRKSRSRR; encoded by the coding sequence TTGAGGATTGGCCTTATAACCGAGGGTATCGCCGAGTTTCGGAGCATGGGCGTATTTCTGCGCCGTATTGTGCCTTCAGCTTCTGTCTCCGGACCCACCAGAGTCAAGGCGTCGCCAGAAGCAAAGCCTGAGCTTACAGCTGGCGAAATCGCCCGCCAACTTCCAACTCTCGCGGCGGATGAGGCAGCGGCAGTTCTCGTCATCATCGACCGTGACCGCCAGGTGCTTTGTCCGCCTTCGTATGCGCGAAGCGTTGAGGAGATCCTCCGCCCTCGATGCAGGAAGCATGGGATCAGAGCCGTCCGCGTGGTTGTTAAGGATCCGATGTTCGAAAACTGGCTGGTTTCCGATCCTAGCGTCTTTCTGAAGTTTCCGAAGAGGTATCATCGCCACGTCGCCAATTCGATACGGTTCTCGGGAAATGCCGATTCGGTCGATGCTGGTGAACTCTTGCGGAGGCTCTGCGTCAAGGATTACGACAAGGTGATCGACGCCATGGTTTTAGCACGAGAACTAAACCCGGAGACCATGGCAAGGAATTCTCGCTCGTTCGACAAGTTTTTAAGAGAGCTCTACTCGCTAACGGGAGGCGCTAGGCGAAAGTCGCGGTCGCGGCGGTAG
- a CDS encoding S9 family peptidase yields the protein MKRLVTSLLLALATAATGSAAPRTITLDDLPKIASVSNVAISPDGKQIAFILTRENLTTDENDATLELYDLASKTTRPLTFERKQLSSPAWSPDGTKLAFLARYGSGDDAHQQIFVMDMRGGDPIAVTDAPEGVEEFAWRPDGGAIAFVAPDEPANKKSIAKHLDSFTVGDQAYTDRAAPTSNHIWLVAFNADGTHASKRLTSGSWSLPSAQPPSSPGPPISWSADGRTIVFTKMPNAYDADSDGAVICALDVRSGAIRTLTTHGKLESFGEYSPDGKYVDYWYPQGGDPAAVNEIYVAPASGGNGSDVTSDVIDTNVVRAIWMPGSKSLLIAGHKATDAALWIKSLDGKAEQLDLHGVQPSQFFWLDASVSKTGAIAFAGSEADHPSELYYMRAPDAAPERLTGYNDAIAALNLGAVHAIDWHNDGYAEDGVVTLPPQYDPAKAYPLVLVIHGGPNSASITAFNGFNQVLAARGYVVFNPNYRGSDNLGAKYWYGIVNDSGAGPGRDVMAGIAAVERSYKVDSSRIAVSGWSYGGYMTSWMIGHYHIWKAAVSGAAVDDLIDEYALADNGVQDRFQMFGSPFVRGLAKNYIAQSPISAAWSVTTPTLILADVGDDRVPIVQSYKFFHALKDRGTTVQFWAYPVSGHFPGDPVRQLDVFRRWSGWIESYLK from the coding sequence ATGAAACGGCTCGTTACTTCACTGCTGCTCGCGCTGGCGACGGCGGCGACCGGCTCGGCGGCGCCGCGGACGATAACGCTCGACGATCTCCCAAAAATCGCGAGCGTCTCGAACGTTGCGATCTCGCCCGACGGCAAGCAGATCGCGTTCATCCTCACCCGCGAAAATCTCACGACCGACGAAAACGACGCCACCCTCGAACTCTACGACCTGGCGAGCAAGACGACGCGTCCGCTCACCTTCGAGCGCAAGCAGCTTTCGTCTCCGGCCTGGTCGCCGGATGGAACCAAGCTCGCGTTTCTGGCCCGCTATGGCAGCGGCGACGATGCGCACCAGCAAATCTTCGTGATGGACATGCGGGGCGGCGACCCGATCGCCGTAACCGATGCGCCGGAGGGCGTCGAGGAATTTGCCTGGCGTCCGGACGGCGGTGCGATCGCTTTCGTCGCTCCGGATGAACCGGCTAACAAGAAGTCGATCGCAAAGCACCTCGACTCGTTCACGGTCGGCGATCAAGCCTACACCGATCGCGCGGCGCCCACCAGCAACCACATCTGGTTGGTCGCGTTCAATGCCGACGGAACGCACGCGTCCAAACGTCTCACCAGCGGAAGCTGGAGTTTGCCGTCGGCGCAGCCGCCAAGTTCGCCCGGGCCGCCGATCTCATGGTCGGCCGACGGAAGGACGATCGTTTTCACCAAGATGCCCAATGCCTACGACGCCGATTCCGACGGCGCGGTCATTTGCGCGCTCGACGTGCGTAGCGGCGCAATCCGCACGCTCACGACGCACGGTAAGCTCGAGAGTTTCGGCGAGTACTCGCCGGACGGAAAATACGTCGACTACTGGTATCCGCAAGGGGGCGACCCGGCCGCGGTCAACGAGATCTACGTCGCGCCGGCGAGCGGCGGCAACGGTTCGGACGTGACCTCGGACGTCATCGATACCAACGTCGTGCGCGCGATCTGGATGCCGGGTTCGAAGAGCCTGCTGATCGCCGGGCACAAGGCCACCGACGCCGCGCTCTGGATCAAATCGCTCGACGGCAAAGCAGAACAGCTCGATTTGCACGGTGTCCAGCCCTCGCAGTTTTTCTGGCTCGACGCGTCGGTCTCCAAGACGGGAGCGATCGCGTTTGCCGGCAGCGAGGCCGATCATCCGAGCGAGCTCTATTACATGCGCGCACCGGATGCGGCGCCGGAGCGCTTGACCGGCTACAACGACGCGATCGCCGCCTTGAATCTCGGCGCCGTGCACGCGATCGATTGGCACAACGACGGCTACGCCGAAGACGGCGTGGTGACGTTGCCGCCGCAATACGATCCCGCCAAAGCGTATCCGCTCGTGCTCGTGATCCACGGCGGCCCGAACTCGGCGTCGATCACCGCGTTCAACGGGTTCAATCAGGTGCTGGCCGCGCGCGGGTACGTCGTCTTCAATCCCAATTATCGCGGCAGCGACAACCTCGGCGCGAAGTATTGGTACGGCATCGTCAATGATTCGGGCGCCGGTCCGGGCCGCGACGTGATGGCCGGAATTGCCGCGGTCGAGCGGAGCTATAAGGTCGATTCCTCGCGCATCGCCGTATCGGGTTGGTCGTACGGCGGCTACATGACATCGTGGATGATCGGCCACTATCACATTTGGAAAGCCGCGGTCTCCGGCGCTGCGGTCGACGATCTCATCGACGAATACGCGCTGGCCGACAACGGCGTCCAGGACCGCTTCCAGATGTTCGGTTCACCGTTCGTGCGAGGCTTGGCGAAAAATTACATCGCGCAGTCGCCGATCAGCGCGGCATGGTCGGTGACGACGCCGACGCTTATCCTCGCCGACGTGGGTGACGATCGCGTGCCGATCGTGCAGTCGTACAAGTTCTTTCACGCGCTGAAGGATCGGGGAACCACCGTGCAGTTCTGGGCCTATCCGGTCTCAGGACACTTTCCGGGCGATCCCGTTCGGCAGCTGGACGTGTTCCGGCGGTGGTCCGGTTGGATCGAGAGCTACCTCAAGTAG
- a CDS encoding prolyl oligopeptidase family serine peptidase produces the protein MIGTVLCVAVCASALPAAAFDFPDARRIVALSDPQISPDGTRVVYVRGVRDFAHDRIDRQLVLIDVRTHAQRQLTWDRKGVSSPHWSAGGTAIAFTALDGETKDPHDQIFVLPMDGGDARQITHAKNGVISYAWSPDGRRFAYTMQDDNPNPTAAKTHLDAFQVHDNDYLHRAATPPVHVWICNADGSHARRLTSGPWSVADVDPDGGGDLSWSPDSKAIAIEHFPTPFVGDSLTSYIDVLDAAGGNLRRLTPRESMEMAPQYAPRGDLVAYIRNTGGDAMNGNDVYVVNTAGRPLADLRKQLDRNADDASWNASGDALWIATPDKTRTSLWYWPLRGHIARVDLGALQPMSLGNSARNGAFVFVASSASKPFEIYLLASPGAKPVALTDENAFAGKTGIAREVGVDWRSTKGNFAEDGVLVYPLHYRGGKAPLILLIHGGPQGASTLGWNAQAQIFAAHGFFVFSPNYRGSTNLGDAYQHAIENDTGDGPGKDVMAGLAAVERRFPIDTARIGVSGWSYGGYMTSSLIGHYHVWKAAVSGASLDDWLDDYDVAFYYDTDVPFFRGKPWNPANTAEWCEQSPIAYAPQATTPTLIMGDIGDNNVTITNSFKLYHALKDNGTTVKFIAYPVAGHFPSDPVRAEDVEKHWLAWLEQYLK, from the coding sequence TTGATTGGGACTGTTCTCTGCGTCGCCGTGTGCGCGAGCGCACTTCCCGCCGCAGCATTCGATTTTCCTGACGCGCGGCGGATCGTCGCGCTCAGCGATCCGCAGATCTCGCCGGACGGCACGCGCGTCGTCTACGTGCGCGGGGTCCGGGATTTCGCGCACGATCGCATCGATCGCCAATTGGTTCTGATCGACGTGCGTACGCACGCGCAGCGTCAACTCACCTGGGATCGCAAGGGCGTATCCTCGCCGCATTGGTCGGCGGGCGGCACGGCGATTGCGTTTACGGCGTTGGACGGCGAGACGAAGGATCCGCACGACCAAATCTTCGTGTTGCCGATGGACGGCGGCGACGCCCGCCAGATCACGCACGCCAAAAACGGCGTCATCAGCTATGCGTGGAGCCCCGACGGGCGCCGCTTCGCGTACACGATGCAGGACGATAACCCCAATCCCACCGCGGCCAAGACGCACCTCGATGCGTTCCAGGTACACGACAACGATTATCTGCACCGTGCCGCCACGCCGCCGGTGCACGTGTGGATCTGCAATGCCGACGGTTCGCACGCGCGGCGTTTGACGAGCGGTCCCTGGAGTGTGGCGGACGTCGATCCCGACGGCGGAGGCGATCTCTCGTGGTCGCCCGACTCCAAGGCGATCGCGATCGAGCACTTTCCCACGCCCTTCGTCGGTGATTCGCTCACCTCGTACATCGACGTGCTCGACGCCGCCGGCGGCAACCTGCGGCGTTTGACCCCGCGAGAGTCGATGGAGATGGCTCCGCAGTACGCGCCGCGCGGCGACCTGGTTGCCTACATTCGCAACACCGGCGGCGACGCGATGAACGGCAACGACGTTTACGTGGTGAACACCGCCGGGAGGCCGCTCGCGGATCTGCGTAAACAACTCGACCGCAACGCCGACGATGCGTCGTGGAATGCAAGCGGCGACGCGCTCTGGATCGCAACGCCGGACAAGACGCGCACGTCGCTCTGGTATTGGCCGCTGCGCGGGCATATCGCACGCGTCGACCTCGGGGCGCTGCAACCCATGTCTTTGGGGAATAGCGCGAGGAACGGCGCGTTCGTTTTCGTCGCGTCTTCGGCGAGCAAACCGTTCGAGATCTATCTGCTCGCTTCGCCCGGCGCGAAGCCCGTCGCGCTGACCGACGAGAACGCCTTCGCGGGAAAGACGGGTATCGCGCGCGAAGTCGGCGTCGACTGGCGGTCGACCAAGGGCAATTTTGCCGAAGACGGCGTGCTGGTGTATCCGCTCCATTACCGCGGCGGCAAGGCGCCGCTCATTTTATTGATCCACGGCGGTCCGCAAGGCGCATCGACGCTGGGGTGGAACGCCCAAGCGCAAATTTTCGCCGCTCACGGCTTCTTCGTGTTCTCGCCCAACTATCGCGGCAGCACGAACCTGGGCGATGCGTATCAGCATGCGATCGAAAACGACACCGGCGACGGGCCCGGCAAGGACGTAATGGCGGGCTTGGCAGCGGTCGAGCGTAGGTTCCCGATCGATACCGCGCGCATCGGCGTCTCGGGCTGGTCGTACGGCGGTTACATGACCTCGTCGCTCATCGGCCACTATCACGTGTGGAAAGCCGCCGTGAGCGGCGCGTCGCTCGACGATTGGCTCGACGACTACGACGTCGCGTTCTACTACGACACCGACGTGCCGTTTTTCCGCGGCAAACCCTGGAATCCGGCGAACACGGCGGAGTGGTGCGAGCAATCGCCGATCGCCTATGCGCCGCAGGCCACCACGCCCACGCTGATCATGGGCGATATCGGCGACAACAACGTCACGATCACGAACTCGTTCAAGCTCTACCACGCGCTCAAGGACAACGGCACGACGGTGAAGTTCATCGCCTACCCGGTTGCGGGCCACTTTCCGTCCGACCCGGTGCGCGCGGAGGACGTGGAAAAACATTGGCTCGCTTGGCTCGAGCAGTACCTGAAGTGA